GCCGAACTCATGAGCTACGGCAGTTTTTGGACGCTGTACAAACACCTGGCGGATCTCAATCTGAAACTCACCCAGGTGCGAGCCTTCGAGCATGCCTGCGGCATCGATCTGCTTTCGCGCTACTTCGCAGCCGGCGCCGGTCGGCTGGTGATCGACATTCCCACAGGTCGCGCCGCCAATGCCGAGGACATGCAGGCGCTGCAACTCAACATCAATCAGGCCGTAGGCGCGCTGCTGGCGTTCTATTCGGGCAAGGAAGGGGCGGATGCGACGCTCGCCGCCCTGACGACCAGCATGACCGAATTGGCTTGGCATCGGGAAAACGTGCGCAAGAGCGCCAGCCCGGAACTGCAACTGGAGGTGACCCCGTGAAAGAAGATTCGAAAGCCACGGGCGTCAATGCCAGCGCTCTGCAGGTGTTCAAGGTGTTGGATGTGCTGATGCGCCACTTCGCCCATGGCCTGACTCCGGGCGATCTCATTAAGGCGACCGGCATTTCCGGACCGAACATCACCCGTTATGTCGCGACTCTGGAGGCGGCCGGCTATGCCGAGCGCATTCCGGAGACGGGCCGCATCCGGCCAAGCATCCGGCTGGCCCAGAGCGCGATCGCCATTCTGGCGGACATGGACCGCCTGAGCGCCCGAGTCGATGAAATCAAATCCCGCTTAACCACCCGCTAACCGAAAAGGAGCCGACCATGGCACGTACGCCCCGTCAAACCGTTCTCGATCCCGTTGCCGTTCCGGATATCACCGAACAGGCCACCGAACTCGTGCGCGCCGCCGATGCGGCCGAACTGATGGTGAATGATGAAACCAAGGCGCTGGCGACCCGGCTGCGCTACAGCGGCAGCCTGAACCCGGCGGCGTTGGAAGATGGCATTGCCGAAGCCAAGGCGATGATCAACCACGGCCTGTTCACCCTGGGTGCCCGCCTGCTGCTGCTCAAGGAACAATGCGGTCACGGCGAGTTCATTGCCTGCCTGGAACGGCAAGGTATTGAGTTGCGACTGGCTCAGCGCACCATGAAAGTGACCGAGCGATTTTCAAAAACGGGAACGTTCCCGCTTTTGGAAAAACTGAGCAAAACAGCTTTGCTGGAGTTGGCTGTACTGGACGAGGAAGAAGCCGAGGATCTGGCTAATGGCATGGCGGTGCGTGGCATTGAGCCGGATGAAATGGATACGCTTTCATTCAAAGAATTGCGCAAACGCCTGCGCGAGGCCAAGGCCGATGCCGCCGCAAAGGATCGTCTGATCGCCAGCAAGAACGAGCGGCTGGATACCCTGGAAACGGAACTGGGCAGAAAGCGCGCGGCACCGCCGAAACCCGACGAACGCCTCGTCGAACTGCACGAGGAATTATCCCGGCAGGCGCTGCAAGCGGTGGCGAACCTCGATGCCGGGATCCGCGCGGTATTCACCCAGCTGGCAGACCACCATGCGGCGCATGGAGGCGACAGCAGCGCGCTCATGGCCGGGGCTCTGGAGCAGATCGACCGGGCGGCGCGTATGCTCAGGGAGGATTTCACCCTGACCGACGCCGGCGACGTGCAGGATTTCCTGGCCAGTCTGCAGTCCACGCCCGGGGCCAGCCGCCTGGTCGAGGGCGTGTGATGATGGCCGCCCTGTCGCCGGCACAGATCGATGCCTTGCTCGCGGCGCATCGCGCGGCCGAGGGTGCGGGTCACGGCCAGAAGGCGGCCATCTACCGCCGTACGGCAGAGTCCCTGGGCATGAGCCTATCCACGTTGCATCGCCACCTCGGCAGCATTGCCTTGCGCAATCCGCGCAAACGCCGCATCGACGCGGGTGGCTGCACGCTGGATCGGGCGGAGGCCGAGTTGATTGCGGCGACCATCGCCGAGTCGGCCCGGAAAAACGGCAAGCGGCTGTATTCCGTGGCCGATGCCGTCGACGTGCTGCGCGCCAACGGCATGTTGCGGGCCGAGTTCGTCGATACGGCGACCGGTGAAGTCCGCCCCCTGTCGCTGTCCGCCATCCGTACCGGGATGCGGCGGCATGGTTTGCACCCGGATCAGATCAATGCACCGGCACCGGCGGTGCAACTTGCCAGCCTGCATCCCAATCACGTCTGGCAGATCGATGCCTCGCTGTGCGTGTTGTACTACTTGAACAATGGCATGCACAGGGGCAAGGGCCAGCGGGAATCCGGCCTGCAGGTGATGGCGCAGGAGGTGTTCTACAAGAACAAGCCGAAGAACCTCGCGCGCATCGCCGCCGATCGGGTCTGGAGTTACGAGATCACCGACCATGCGACGGGCTGGATCTACGTGGAATACGTGCTCGGCGCGGAATCCGGCCAGAACCTGCAATCGGTACTGATCAACGCCATGCAGGAACGCAGCGCCGGGCAGGATGGCGTGTCCGGGGACGTGCTGCACGGCGTACCCGACATTTTGTTCATGGACCCGGGTTCGGCCAACACGGCCTCGAGCACGCGCAACCTGTGCCGCGCCCTGGGCATCCGGATGATCGCCCACGCGCCGGGCAATGCCCGGGCCACCGGGCAGGTGGAGAACGCGCGCAACATCATCGAGCGCAAGTTCGAGGCAGCGCTTAAGTTCCAGACGGTGGACAGCCTGGAGGAAATCAACCGGCTGGCCGCCAAATGGCGGGCGCATTTCAACGCCACGGCCGTGCATAGCCGTCACGGCAAAACGCGTACGGCCTACTGGCTCGGCATTACCGCGGCGCAATTGATCAAGGCACCATCGGTGGACGTATGCCGGGAACTGGCGGTGGCCGATCCGGAGAAGCGCAAGGTCAATCCGTTCCTGCGGATCTCGTTCCGGGGCGCGGAATACGACGTTTCCAGCGTACCCGGCGTTCAGGTCGGCGAAAACCTGCTCGTAACCCGCAACCCCTGGCGGGCGGATGCCGCGCAGATCGTGCTGATCGATGAAGCGGGGCGCGATGTGTTCCACGTCGTGCCGCGCGTCGAGAAGACGGATGCC
The Halothiobacillus diazotrophicus DNA segment above includes these coding regions:
- a CDS encoding MarR family transcriptional regulator, whose translation is MKEDSKATGVNASALQVFKVLDVLMRHFAHGLTPGDLIKATGISGPNITRYVATLEAAGYAERIPETGRIRPSIRLAQSAIAILADMDRLSARVDEIKSRLTTR
- a CDS encoding DDE-type integrase/transposase/recombinase produces the protein MMAALSPAQIDALLAAHRAAEGAGHGQKAAIYRRTAESLGMSLSTLHRHLGSIALRNPRKRRIDAGGCTLDRAEAELIAATIAESARKNGKRLYSVADAVDVLRANGMLRAEFVDTATGEVRPLSLSAIRTGMRRHGLHPDQINAPAPAVQLASLHPNHVWQIDASLCVLYYLNNGMHRGKGQRESGLQVMAQEVFYKNKPKNLARIAADRVWSYEITDHATGWIYVEYVLGAESGQNLQSVLINAMQERSAGQDGVSGDVLHGVPDILFMDPGSANTASSTRNLCRALGIRMIAHAPGNARATGQVENARNIIERKFEAALKFQTVDSLEEINRLAAKWRAHFNATAVHSRHGKTRTAYWLGITAAQLIKAPSVDVCRELAVADPEKRKVNPFLRISFRGAEYDVSSVPGVQVGENLLVTRNPWRADAAQIVLIDEAGRDVFHVVPRVEKTDAGFAVNAPVIGESYRRHADTPAQQTAARLEQIITGTENVEDAAEARKAIAKGRTLPFGGRLDPFKHIDDADMPTFLPKRGTAHGLNKPRVTEPPLSHTEAALTLKARLPGWSAAHYQHIVQLYPEGVPAEDVDHLHADLLARFHGAPGELKLVGGRA